The following nucleotide sequence is from Streptomyces sp. HUAS CB01.
CGCGATCACCGCACCGTCGAGGGCCCCGTTGCCGTTCGCATTCATGGTGCTGGTCTCCTCCGTACGAGAGCTCACGCGGCGACTCGCTCGGCGGACCGGGCCGTGATGCCCTTGGTGGAAGCGATCACGCCCTTCAGCTTCTTGGAGAGCGCCTCAAAGAACATGCTGAGCGGAAACTCGTCCGGAAGCACGTCGTCCACCAGCTTGCGCGGCGGCTGGCTCAGGTCCAGGGCGTCGGGGCCCTTCGCCCAGCGGGAGCCCGGGTGCGGAGCGAGGTAGGTGGAGACCAGCTCGTACGCCTTGAACCAGTGGACGAGCTTCGGCCGGTCGATGCCGTCGCGGTACAGCGTCTCGATCTCGGCGCAGAGCTGGTTGGTGACCTGCGGGGCCCGCTCCCAGTCGATCCTCAGCGTGTTGTCCGTCCAGCGCACGACGTCGTGCTTGTGGAGGTACGCGAAGAGCAGCTGGCCGCCGAGGCCGTCGTAGTTGCGCACCCGGTCGCCCGAGACGGGGAAGCGGAACATCCGGTCGAACAGCACCGCGTACTGGACGTCACGGCCGTGCACGTTGCCCTCGGCCTCCAGCTTCACGGCCTCCTTGAAGGCGGTGAGGTCGCAGCGCAGCTCCTCCAGTCCGTACATCCAGAACGGCTGGCGCTGCTTGATCATGAAGGGGTCGAACGGCAGGTCGCCGTGGCTGTGGGTGCGGTCGTGGATCATGTCCCACAGGACGAAGGCCTTCTCGCAGCGCTCCTGGTCGTGGACCATCGAGGCGACGTCCTCGGGGAGGTCGATGGAGAGGATGTCCACCGCGGCCTCGGTCACCCGGCGGAAGCGGGCGGCCTCGCGGTCGCAGAAGATGCCGCCCCAGCTGAACCGCTCGGGGGCCTCGCGCACGGCTATGGTCTCGGGGAACAGGACCGCCGAGTGGGTGTCGTAGCCGGCGGTGAAGTCCTCGAAG
It contains:
- a CDS encoding DUF6421 family protein, which codes for MTEILVQNAATDAATTMAVVEHPAWLTLKDAVEEIRPWQSKDGSIDFDAEGAPVRAAAEYAIERVTAAVEELSPLLPHDAAYHRALVADLRKWADSAFDVPDFLDSLLAFQPAAERVDGLQHLVVFPMYTQNGNPDRNLEAVVLRMVWPDWLAELEATRYDNPLFCGITFEDFTAGYDTHSAVLFPETIAVREAPERFSWGGIFCDREAARFRRVTEAAVDILSIDLPEDVASMVHDQERCEKAFVLWDMIHDRTHSHGDLPFDPFMIKQRQPFWMYGLEELRCDLTAFKEAVKLEAEGNVHGRDVQYAVLFDRMFRFPVSGDRVRNYDGLGGQLLFAYLHKHDVVRWTDNTLRIDWERAPQVTNQLCAEIETLYRDGIDRPKLVHWFKAYELVSTYLAPHPGSRWAKGPDALDLSQPPRKLVDDVLPDEFPLSMFFEALSKKLKGVIASTKGITARSAERVAA